One genomic window of Quercus robur chromosome 6, dhQueRobu3.1, whole genome shotgun sequence includes the following:
- the LOC126689970 gene encoding uncharacterized protein LOC126689970 — protein sequence MYNLAPPCENSWLRANDEDEEGGAAPCDDEDGSDDKSDSSSSDSGHDDDDNSTDSESNNSEDYDSQYGGNDWGESLNDREDEDVDLFYEEYDDDVDYYNEDIEDDARANKWSDTNSDQYRLINVLENAREENGQANDVDYDGYPYKRPSNWSCITDVSSRSSPQYDKHGREIPKFGSYYDSELGSLTPHTKEEDDIDARLVALDQKLMVHNLRIMTLENARGDNERMEGGE from the coding sequence ATGTATAATCTGGCCCCCCCATGTGAAAATTCCTGGCTACGAGCCaatgatgaagatgaggaagggGGAGCAGCCCCTTgtgatgatgaggatggaagTGATGACAAGAGTGATAGTAGTAGCAGTGACAGTggacatgatgatgatgacaataGCACCGACAGTGAGAGCAACAATAGTGAAGACTATGATAGCCAATATGGTGGCAATGATTGGGGTGAATCCCTTAATGATAGAGAAGATGAAGACGTAGATCTTTTCTATGAAGAATATGACGATGATGTGGACTACTACAATGAAGATATTGAAGATGATGCCAGAGCTAACAAGTGGAGTGACACTAATAGTGACCAATACAGGCTAATAAATGTATTGGAAAATGCAAGAGAGGAGAATGGACAAGCCAATGATGTGGACTATGATGGTTACCCCTACAAGCGTCCCTCAAATTGGAGTTGTATCACTGATGTTAGCTCAAGGTCTAGTCCTCAATATGACAAGCATGGAAGAGAGATTCCAAAATTTGGGTCGTATTATGATTCCGAACTTGGCTCATTGACCCCACATACTAAAGAAGAGGATGATATAGATGCTAGGTTGGTTGCTCTAGACCAAAAACTGATGGTCCACAATCTCAGAATCATGACACTTGAGAATGCTAGAGGTGATAATGAGAGGATGGAAGGAGGCGAGTAA